The Limnospira fusiformis SAG 85.79 genomic interval CTATTTGGTGATGTTTTCCCCAGAGGCTTTTTTGAGTATATTGGCGGGGTTTTCTAATATTTTTAATGCCCAAAATGTCTTGGATCGCCAGAGTTTGTCTACGGTGGAATCAATTGGGACGGCGATCGCTTCTCCGATGTTATCGGTTAGTGATTACGAATTGCACCCGACAAATATCGCAGCGACTACCTTTGATAGTGAGGGAACACCGAGGGGAGAAGTGGCACTAATTAAGGAGGGTATATTAACTCATTTTCTCCATAGTTCCATTACCGCCCGCCGCCTGAATGCTCAACCTACCGGTAATGGTAATATGGGGGCGAAAGTGTCGGTGAGTCCGAATTTCTTTTGTGTGGCTCCGGGGACAGGTGAAAATAGCGAATCCTACAACATTAATACTGCTGATAATGTGATCTGGATTGATGAGTTGCACGCCCTCCATTCGGGAGTACAATCTATACAAGGCTCGTTTTCTTTACCCTTTGATGGTTGGATGATTAAAGGAGGCGATCGCATTAGTATTGAGTCCGCTACCGTGGCTGGAGATATTAAACAACTACTCAAGTCTATTGTCTGTGTGGAATCAGAAGTTAAACTCACAGATGGCGGCGTTTCTCCTCGGGTTTGGGTGGAAGGATTATCGATTACCGGGGAAGGATGATATTGACCCAATTTACCGGGGAAATTTCGGCTCTAGTGGCGGCGTTATTTTGGGCGATCGCATCAGTGATTTATGCTAATGTCGGCACCAAAATCCCGCCCCTGGGTTTGAACCTCATTAAAGGCGGAATTGCGATCGGTCTATTATTGCTCACCATCACCTTCCAGTCAGGGGGTGAATTACCCGAATTTTCCCCCTGGGTATTCGGCTTGCTTCCCCTCAGCGGCATCATCGGTATAGGTATCGGAGACACCGCCTTTTTTACCACCCTCAATTGTTTAGGTCCTCGGCGCGCCTTGCTGCTAGAAACCCTCGCCCCTCCCCTAACCGCATTAATTGCCTTCATATTTTTGGGGGAAAGACTCTCTCTCACCGCGTGGGGAGGCATCTTTATCACCGTGTTAGGTATCGCCTGGGTAATTACCGAACAAGCGCCGGAAACCCTCGGAATACCCCTAAGATTAACTCGCGGCTTAGTGTTTGGGAGCATTGCCGCCTTATCCCAGTCCACCGGAGCCATTTTATCCCATTTGGCACTCACCCAAAGCGGCATCAGTCCCCTGTGGAGTACCTTATTAAGAATTTTAGGCGGTGTGGCGGTCCTGCTTTTAGCCCTACCAATTCAGCGGTTATCTCCCCTCGCCTTAGTCAAACCTTTGCGATCGCGCCGGGTGTTGGGAATCATTATTGTGGCGACATTTTTCGGCACTTATTTGGGGATTTGGTTACAGCAAACCGCCCTCAAATTTACCGCCGCCGGAATTGCCCAAACTCTCACTTCTACCAGTCCGCTGTTTGTGTTACCGATCGCCATAGCCATGGGAGAAACTATCAGTTTCCGCGCCTTTTTAGGGGCATTAGTCGCCATTTTCGGCGTGGCGATGTTATTTTTAGCCTGAGAAACCTTCTCTTTCCAGTAGCCGCAATAACCCGGTTTCTGATGTCAAATACTGCCAAAGCCCGGATCAACTCTCCGGGCGGGAGTTAGGCACGAAGTAAATCAATCACACAATTGAAATTGAGCTAATTCTGTAGGTAGGTTGGAAGAATGGGGAACTTTGACACCACGAGGCGCTAGGATACCCATACCAAAAACACAACCATCTTCAGCACTACAATCAGTCATTCTTAGGGATAGTTCGTAGTCATCCTCAAATGGAGGCTCAAAGGAAACAACTGAGACTAAATCTTCGTGAAATTCCAGCACTTCCCCACTCATGGTTTTGACTCGTAACTCCACATCGGCGCAATTTTCATCGCAATAGCCGACAAAAAGATACTCGATAGAAGGATCAAGTCTGAGGGTTAACGGTGCGCTAACTCTCGCGGGCCCTTTGCCAATTACGGGCCAGAATGCTAACTCGAAACCGTCTCTTCCCGCCTCCTCAACCACATCTCTCAGTTTGCAGACAACTGTTCTTTGTTGGTCTGTCAGATCCCTGGCTAGGGCTGTCCCTAGGAGTGCAGTACCGAGCAACATAATAATTCCCGGTAGATAATAGTGTTTCCGTTTCATTGATATCCTCTGGGAAGGGATGGTGATTAAGGGAATTTCAGAAATAATTGGAGAATATCACATTTTAGCGCGATCGCCTATAGATAGTTTATCTGTCCGTTACCCCTAGCTCTAAATTAGATTCAATTTAAGTTACCATTCCTCCAGCCATGCTTTCATTTGTGCAATTTCTGCCTCCTGTGAGGTCAAAATGTCTTCCGCTAAGGATTGCATTTCTGGGCGATCTGATTTTTCTTGTAAGCCTTTAGCCATCACTAAAGCACCTTCATGATGAGGAATCATCGCTTTGAGAAAACGCCGATCAAACTCATCATCTGCTTCGCCTAAATCCATATCCATCCGCATAGCACTGATTTGTTGCGGAGACATTTCCATCATGTGATTCATTTGATTATTCCAAGCCATTGGTGTATCTGGTGCGTCTGGATACCAGGCTTGTCGCCACTCCCTCATTTGGGCAATTTCTGTGGCTTGAGCTTGAATTATTTCTACTGCTAAATTTTGCAATTCCGGTCTGTCTGATTTCCCTAAAACTTCCTGTGCCATAATAATTGCACCTTCATGATGAGGAATCATCGCATCAATAAAGCGTAGGTCGTAGTTTTCATCTGCTGGCCCTAAATCCATATCAGCATGATCCATACCTCCATGATCCATGGTTGGTACGGTTTCACCAGTGATCTCTATGGGTTCCTCTATGGACGGAGGTACGGAATCACAACCCGCAATTAATCCCAATATGGCTATCAAACTCCAGGTTGATTTTCGGAAATTCGCATTCATTAACTTTCTCACCGATAACTATCTTAAACTCCCCCCCAATTATAAACTCTCTAGTCAACAGGAGAGTCAAGGAATAGATATCATAGCAAATGTTTACCTAACATCTGGGATTAATCAATCGGTAGACAGATGCGGAATTCGGAACCTTGATCGATTTCGGACTCTACCTCTAAACTTCCTTGATGCTTATTAACCACAATTTGACGAGCGATCGCTAATCCCAAACCCGTACCTTTTCCTACTCCTTTAGTGGTAAATAAATAATCAAAAATTTGGGACTTTAGTGCCTCTGGCATTCCGGAACCATTATCTCCAATCCGAATCTCTACGGAATTTTTCTCAGGCAAAACCTGGGTAGAAATGGTAATAATTTGATGATTGATTTTGAGACTCTCAAAGGTTGAAGTCATGGCGACTTCATCTAAAACATCGATCGCATTAGCCAAAATATTCATAAAAACTTGGTTGATTTGACCGGGAAAACACTTGATTTGAGGTAAATTGCCATAGTTTTTGACGATATCAATAGCGGGTCGATGTTGATTAGCCTTGAGGCGATGTTTGAGAATTAACAAAGTGCTATCAATACCTTGGTGAATATCGCAGGAAACTTGATGATCTAGATCCGCTCTGGAAAAAATCCTTAAACTGGTGCTAATATCTTTAATGCGATCGCACCCCAGTTTCATCGATTCTAACATTTTTGGCAAATCTTCTAAATGATACTCAATCTCTAATTCCTCATATTTAGCCACCATGTCTTCCCCAGGATCAACAAACTTTTCCTGATATAGTTGCAGATATTCACTCAGAGACTGCACGGATTTAATCGCCTCGTTAATATTACCATGAATAAAGCCGACCGGATTATTAATTTCGTGAGCTACGCCAGCAATTAAATTCCCCAAGGCTGACATTTTTTCCCCTTGAATTAATTGCAGTTGCGACTGTTTAATTTGTTCCACATAATCTTGGGACTGTTGATATAAACGAGCATTTTCTAGGGAAATAGCCGCCTGAGTGCAAAGCAAGTTCACAACCACTAGGCGATCGCTCGTAAATACACCACTGATCCGACGATTTTCTAGGCTCAAAACTCCCACCAAATTACCCTGATTTAAAATCGGTAAACATAACATACTCTTAGGTTTTCGTCCCTGTAAATACTTATCAATTACAGGTAAATCCGTTTGCATATCATCAATAACTACTACTTTCTTAGTATTTTTCACATAATTAATCAGTTTGACTGGGACCTTAGTAGTTTCGCTCAAAAGTTCCCCACAAAGTTCCGTATTTCGGGGAGTAGCAAGCGATCGCACTAGCCAATTTCCATCAGGGTTAGGCAAAATTAAAGCACAGCGTGAAGCCCCAGAATTTTGCAAAATAATCTTAGTGAGTTGCTGCAAAAGTTCCTCTAATTGAATCGTACTAGAGATGGCCTGGGCTGCTTTTAAAATCGCTGAAAAATCCAGCAAATTATTAATACTCGAACCCGACGAACGATTACTCGATGTAGATGTGTGAGTTGAAATACTCGGAGTAACCACAGTTGCTAAAGTCGCCATAGGAGTTAAATTAGATCCCGTCGCTTCTAAAATAGGTTTTAGTAAGTTAGGATAGGTATTTTCCAACTGCTCAGTTTTAGCTTTTGCGCCCCACCTCGCATAACAATAATAGGCTTCCTGCATATAAACCATTGCCAACTTTTCTTTACCCCAATTCAGATAAAACTTAGCCGCTAGTTCATTAGCTAAAGCCTCCTCTTGGATAAATTCGTGTTTTTTGGCTCCTAAAATTGCCTGGTCATATAAATTTATAGCCTCAACTTTTTGATCTAAAACTCGACATTTTTCCGCCTCGATTAAATCCAGCTTATGCTGATGATTCATTGGTGCATAATATGCCCAGTGACCTAAATGCTGTTGATTCTCTTCTACACGCTGCCACAATTCTGATTTCTGTTCATGTTCGGGAGCATAAATGCCTAAAGCCGTGAGGGAATCATAGAAATAAAATCCGGGAATGCTAATCATACCAGCACCACCAATTAAATATTTTTTAGCCTCAATTGCATAAGTTTCAGCTAATTTGAGTTCTGCAAATAAATAGGAAAGCATCATTTTATATAGATAAAATATATACAATCCCAGCACATCATGACTATCAGTAATGCGAGGCAAAATTTCTGTTTCTTCCATCGCTTCACCTGATAAAATGTGAGGGTTGACTGCTAACCCCAATAAATTTAAAGTAGACTGCCAATAAATTCCACAGTAATTGGCAGTGGTTATTTGATTCAATCGTTGTAAAGCGTTATAGTATCCAGATGACTGCTTTTCCAAGGTGACTAGAGTTTCACCACCCCAAAATGAGTTGAGGCAAAAGGTTTGAGCGCAATATCCAGCTTGTTCATGATTGCCAATTTCTAAGGCTTCTTTATAGCTGTCTTGTAGAAGATAAACTACGGTTTTAAGATGGTTTTTTCTGTGTAAAATAAATAAACATACTACATGAGTAACTTCTGGTTTTGCGGTTTTGATGTCTAATTTTTTCACTAATGTTAGCGCCAATTGACCAAACTTCAAACCTCTATCTATATCTTGTAAGAGATTACAACAAATTACTCCATAACAGGCATAACTAAAGGCGGAAGCTGATGTATTGCCATATTCAATTGATAGCTTAACTCCTAAAGAAATAAACACGGGAAATAAGGGAGGTTTGCAGATATAAGCGACGGGAATCATACTATTGGCTATCTGCAAAATCGCGATTTTTTCTAGATCTGTCATTAAGGGTAGGTTAACTAAGTCGTCAATATCGCGATCGCCAATGAGTTCGATAACTTCTGCAACTACTTGGTTAATATCGTTTGGGGTGGGATTTGCTGGGTAATTTACACCCATATTTTGCAGAAACTCTTGACCAATATCAATAGCCTGACTTAGCTGATTTTGAGCCACATTTGCTTGAATTTTAATCCGGTAAACATCCACTTTTTCTACCCACTTTTTACCATGAGACATCACCTCATCAATAAAAGTGTTCATAGTCTCAAAATCACCGGACAAGGCAGCTAATTCCGCCCCCAAATTATAAAATTCTAGGGTGATTTGATATTGTCGTTCCCAGGATTTTTCCCCAAGTGAATATAACCCCGTCTGGGTATAATCTAAACCCGCTTGATAGGCGGTAGCTGCTTTGGCTTTCCGACAAGCTATCAGGTTTAGTTTGGCTAATTCATCCCGTTCTTTTTGGGTGGGAATTAAGGCTATACCATAGTTAAGTTTACTGATGATATCAAAAATGTAATCTTCCCTAGACTCAAGAGGAATTTGTTTCAGCAATAGTTGTCCTATGCGGTAATGAGTAGCCTGTTTTTGCTGTTCAGGAATTAGTGAATAAGCAGCCTGTTGTACCCGGTCATGCAAAAATTTGTATTCTACTTTTTCAGTATGGATACTGTTTAACTCCGTTTTATACTCAGCTAGATATAATTTATAAAGCTGAGTTTCCGGGATGATTAAACCGTATAATAGGGCTTTCCATAAAGCGATCGCTACTTGGGTTGGTGATTTTTCACAAACAATTGCTAATGTATCCAAATTAAACTGATTTCCCAGACAAGCCGCTAACTGTAATATCTGCTGAGTTTCTTCCGGTAATTTTTGCAACTGAGTCGCCATAAACTCAACTACATCATCCGTGATAGATAGGGAATTAACTTGGGCTAGATCACATTCCCAGGAGCGTTTTTTTAGATTAAAGTTAATACATTTATCGTTATATAATGCTTTCAAAAACTGAGTGATAAAAAACGGATTTCCTTTGGTTTTACGATTAATTAATTCGGTGATAGGATCGGCTAGTTCAAATGTACAAGCTAAGGTATCCGCCACTAACTGATTACTATCCTCAAACTCCAGAGGACTTAAAGTAATAGTATGAACCGTTTTACCCATTTTTTTCAGTTCTTCTACTGTGAACATCAAAGGATGCACGGGAGACACTTCATTATCCCGATAAGCCCCCAATAACAGTAGATAGGTCTTTTCTTCCATTAATAGCTTCATTAACTCCAGAGAGGCTAAATCTGCCCACTGTAAATCATCCAAAAATATCACCAGTGGATGCTCAGAAGTTGTCAAGACTGCTATAAATTTTTGGAAGAGTAAATTAAACCGATTTTGGGCGGCAGTTCCTGATAATTCGGGGACGGGAGGTTGAGGGCCGATGATTTGTTCCAGTTCGGGAATTACCTCAATTAAAACTTGTCCGCTATCCCCTAAAGCTGCTAAAATTGTGGCTTTCCATTGGGCTATTTCTAGGTCAGATTCTGATAAAAATTGCCCCATTAAATCCCTGAGTGCTTGCACAAAAGCAGATAAAGGGATATGATGATTTAATTGGTCAAATTTACCCTGAATAAAATAGCCTTGCTGACGAGTAATCGGTTTGTGAACTTCATGGACTACGGCGGTTTTCCCAATACCGGAAAACCCGGCAACTAACATAATTTCTGATGCGCCATTAGCTATCCTATCAAAGGCTGCTAATAATTCGTCAATTTCGTTTTCTCGACCATAGAGTTTTTCGGGAATTAAAAAGCGATCGCTCAAGTCACCAGAGGCGATCGCAAACTCGCCAATATTACCAGTTTCTTGCCACTGTTGCCAACACTTTTCTAAATCATGTTTGAGTCCCAAAGCACTCTGATAACGATCCTCAGCATTTTTTGCCATTAATTTGGCAACTATATCAGATAAAACCTTCGGCACATCAGGGTTAACCTCATGTAATGGAGTTGCCATTTTAGCCAAATGACAATAGACTAATTCCATAGGATCATCAACATTAAAAGGCAACTCTCCCGCCAGTAATTGATAGAAAGTTATTCCCAGAGAATATAAATCACTGCGGTAGTCGATGCCACGATTCATTCTGCCAGTTTGTTCTGGGGATAAATAAGCTAAAGTCCCTTCTAAAATATTAGGATTTTGGATAGTCTGATTTTCTTTGGGCAATAATGAAGCTAGGCTAAAATCAATCAGTTTAACTTCTTTGGTTTCCGGATGAATCAGGATATTGGCGGGTTTAATATCTTTGTGAATTACCTTCTGTTGAGATAAGCCGTGTAGAATTTCTGCCAGTTGCAACCCTATGGATAAAAAATCAGGAATTGATAATTTTTCATGAGCCCACTGATTCAGAGAAATATGTCCCTCATAGGGCATCACTAAGGCATAACTATTCCCATAACTTTCTAAAGATAAAGGTTTGACAATTCCCGCCAGTTCCAGATTTTTCGCCAGTGTATATTGATTGCGAAACTGAGCCAGTTCATTAAAATTCGGATGGGGATTTCGTAAAACCTTAATGATTACCGCTTGGTTATCACTGGTTTTAGTACCCTGATAAACTATGGTGCGGGTTCCTTGATAGATAATTTCGCCAAAGTTGTACAAGGGAAGAGTCATAATCATGGCGTAGTCTGTAGTTAATAGGGTTGACTCAATCAGAACTTGGATAGATAGGCGCTTCCAGGCTTTCCTAGCCTCGGTCTAGTTAATTGTGGGCGGTCTGTGATTAAACTTTTGATAGCTTAACCCATAAAACCAAAATTTTCTGTAAATTGTGCTATAGAGTAATACAAACTTCGCAGTTATGCCAAGGGTAACTTGATCACAAATTCTGTCCCCACCCCTGGGGCTGATGAAAAACTCAACTCTCCGTGGTGATTTTGGGTGATAATTTGGTAGCTAGTTGGTAATCCCATCCCTGTACCTTGACCTACGGCTTTGGTCGTAAAGAATGGGTTAAACACTTTGTTTTGATGTTCGGGACTGATGCCAATACCATTATCTTTTATGGCAATCAATATTTGCTTTTTCTGGGCGAGGCGTGTTTTGATGTTTATACATCCTCTATAATCAGAGTTTGCCGCAGTATTTAATAGATTTCGTCTTTCCTCGATCGCCTGAATAGCATTAATGAGTAAATTCATAAATACCTGATTTAATAGGCTGCTATAACATTCAAATGACGGCAAATCTCCATAGTCTTTAATTACCTGAATTACCGGACTTCCATTGCTACCATTGACGCGATTTTGGAGAATCACTAAGGTGCTATCAATATTTTCGTGAATATCCACCGATTTTAACTTGGCTTCATCTAAACGGGAGAAGGTACGCAGGGATTTAACAATATCCCGAATCCGGGAGGCTCCATTAGTCATTGAACTAATGATTTTTGGGAAATCATCCTTAATAAAATCTAAATCCATATCCTCAATTAAATCGCTAATTTCTGGGGGAGGGTCAGGATACAATTCTTGATAAGTATCAATCAATTCTAACAAAGATTCCGTATAGGTAGAAGTGTGGGTTAAATTGCCGTAAATAAAACTAACTGGGTTATTGATTTCATGAGCCACACCGGCGACTAATTGACCTAAACTAGACATTTTTTCAGCTTGAATTAACTGCACTTGTGTTTCTTGTAATTCCCGATATGCTTTTTGTAATTCCTTACCTTTGGCTTTGGACTCCTGATAAAGTTGAGCTTGATAAATGGCGATCGCTACCTGAGTTGCCAGATTTTGTAGGAGTTCTATTTCATCATCTAACCAAGAGCGATCGCATTCGCAACCCTTAATACAATCACTCTGAACTCTCCCGATTTCAAAACCTCCAATTGTCCCGCCAGCAGTATGCACAGGTAACACCAAATAACTGTCAATTCCTGACTGTTGACAAAATTCTTTTAAGGGTTCATCTTGGCTATCCTTAACTACATCTACCCGATATATTTTGCCATGAAATAAATGATAAAATAATTTCGGTAAATCATCAATATTATAACTCCCTATCCAACTAGGTATTCCTGAATTTTTCTGCTCCTTAACATTTTCTAAGCAGGGTGGATTGGTATCGGCTCTATACCATACAAATGCACAAATATCAACTTGAATTTCCTGAAAAATCGCATTGACAGCATTTTGCAAAATCGTATCTAAATTAAGAGAATTGCGAATTTCGGTGCTGATCCGATTTAAAGTTTGGGTGCGACTCAGCAAAGATTGCAACTTTTGTTCCGCTTTTTGGCGTTCCCTTAAAGCCGCTTGCTGTTCACTAATATCTCGAACAATAGACAAAACATCATTACCACAGGGAGCAAACCGCGCCTCATAATTTCGGACCCCTTCAGGCATTTCTAGTTCATATTCCAACACCTGAATTTGTTGAGTTTTTAGGGTTTCTGCAATAGCTTGACTGGTTGGTATAGCCAGAAAATCAGGCAAGACTTCATGGATATTTCGACCCAAAAATTGCGAGGGTTCTATTAACGGTGTCACCTGTGGAGATGGCTTATAATCAACCAAAACATAATCGGATCTATAGCGGAACATCATATCAGGAATAGCATCCAGCAAAGCGCGGGTCTGAGCCTCGCTTTCTTTTAAGGCATTTTCCGCCTGTATCCGGTCTGTAATATCTTCAAAAATTCCCACCAAACCAATTACCTTTCCGTCGGCATCATGGAGAGGTATTTTAGTGGTTTCTACCCAATTAATGCTACCATCAGCATTGCTTTTATTTTCAATTAATTTGATTTGGGGTCGATCGCTATTCATCACCTGGCGATCGCAAGTGCGATAATGTTCAGCTTCTTTTCGGCTCACACAATAATCATAATCCGTTTTTCCTATAAAAAAGCTCGTATTTTCACGACCGAAAGCCGTAGCAAAAGCCTGGTTACACCCCATAACCACACTATGAGAATCCTTCCAAAATATCGACTGTGGCAGAGCATCAAGAATAGTTTGCAACAACTCCCGCGATTGATAAACTTCCTCTTGCGCCTTCACTCTTTCCGTAATATCCATCACCGTCCCAAACATCCGCACCACCTGCTCGTCCCGCTGTTCTATTTCAATCCGAGCATTCAGATAAGCCACCTCATCACCAGCACGCACAACCCGAAAATCGAAGTTTTGGGGAATCCCCTTATTAGCTTCCGCAACCCTATTTTGAAAGAAAGAGCGATCGTCAGGGTGAATTCTGGTCAGATGTTCTGCAAAAGTCGGCTCACCTTGTTCCGGACTCATACCAAACAGATTAAATACCTCTTCCGACCAAGTAACCTTTTGGGTTTGAGTCTCAAAAGACCAGTTCCCAAGATGCGCCACTTTTTGAGCTTTTTGCAGTTGATTAGTCAGTTCTTGTAGCGCCAGTTCATTAGCTTTACGCTGCGAAATATCCTGATAAATTCCCATAAATCGCAGCGGTTCACCCAAACGATTCCTCTCCACAATTTTACCAATACCTAAACCCCATTTATAGGAACCATCCTCGCATCGTAAACGATGTTCAGTCTCATAAATATCAATTTCTCCCCGGATATGTCGATTCATATTCTCAGAAACTAATTCCATATCCTCTGGGTGAATTCGACTGATCCACTCATTAACATTATGATGAACCACCCCTTCCGTCGCACCGATAAAATTCCGCCAATGTTCCTCCGATAAAACCAACTCATTAGTTTGCATCTTCCAATCCCAAGTGCCAATATCAGCTGATTCTAGGGCAATTTCTAAACGAATATGACTTTCCCGCACCGCCATTTCCGCCTGTTTACGGTCATGAATATATCGGGCAATTCCCAAACATCCTATCACCTCACCTTCATCATTTCTCATCGCCGACACATTAGTAGAATGCCAGTAATAGCGATTATCTTTATGTAACACCCTATATTCAGCACCTCGCACTTTTTCCCCTAATAAAGCTCGATGAAAAGCATCTACACAAATTGGCAGATCTTCACTATGTACAAACTCGGCAAAAGAAATACCCAACAACTCATCAATGGGATATCCCGTAATTTCTTCAAAATTTGGGCTCACATAACTAAAAGTGCCATCCACATCAGCAATAAACACCATATCATTGAGATTTTCAGTCAAATTCCGAAACTGACTCTCGCTTCTTCGTAGGGCAATTTCACTTTCTTTTTGCTCAGTAATATCTCGCACATAACCATACCAAGTCGTGCTACCATCCTGCTCTCGTTGGGGTGTAGCATGACCAAGCAACCATAACAATCGACCATCAGGGTGAGTTATACGATACTCGCAAAGCCAGGGAGTCAAATTTTTCGCCGATGCCAAAATCGACTCTTCTACCAACTGTATATCATCAGGATGCAGCGCATTAAAAAGGGCACTAGCATCAGACCGCACGGCTTCTGGTTCAATACCATAAATCTCTCGTAACCCTTCGCTACTGTAGGGAAAAGCAAACCCACCATCGAGATTTTGACAAAACTTATAAATTATCCCAGGAATGTGGCGACCAATTTGTTGCAGACAATACTCTGCGTCCATTTGTGCGGTAATCTGTCCCAGTTTTTCAGGAGTACAGACAGAGGCGGCTAAGGCAGATTGCAACGATTCTACCTGTTCTTGTAGGCTTTTGATTTCGGTAACATCTCGTAAAGTTACCAGATGACAATTAGGCAAAAAATTAGCCCTAGCCATATACTCGACCATCACCACACCACCATCAGGTCGTATCAGACGAAATGAGCCACGCATCTCCCCTTGGTGGAGGAAATCTTGCCAAGTTTCCTCAAAATTAAAGCCGGGTTCAGCAAAATCACTAATCCGACATCCCATCAAATCTTGATGTGGCAACCCAAATAATTGGCAAGCGGCCTGGTTAGCATCAAGGTAATATCCCAAGTCATCTGCTATAACCATCCCATCTGTCCCAGCTTCAAACAAAGCCGATAGGGGACTATCTGGGGTGATCACGGGTCTGACTAATTTCTTCGGTTTAACCCTATGACGGGAATGAGCAGATAAAACCTGGATTTGATTGGAGAATATCATAATCAATTAAGATAACAGAGAACTTGTGGGCAGACTCCCTCGTTTCCTGTGCCACCTTTAGGGACTACCTAGGGATGAGTCATCACTTGAGCAGTCATAAAATTTTCGGACCCTTAGAAAACCAAGACGGATGCGATTATGATTAATTATGGCTCAAAATATTTCCAGTCGCCATAGGTGGCATAATTTTAGTCTATTTTCGGTGCTAAATAGAAATAATCCCCGTCTTGATACCAAGAGGGGATTAGCAACAACACCTGGGCAACAACGGATAATCTATGATTCTGTTATCTGGGACAAACAGAAATATTGTTAGCGTTCAGAACAATTCTTCCAGCAGAACGTTGATTAATTAACACGGGGTTTCCGGTATCAGTTTTAATGATCAGGGGATCAAGTCTCTTGCATTCCTGAACCCGTTCGCCCCACTCCTCAACCCGGCGGGTATATTCAGCGCGGACGCGGGGAATATTATCTAGGGTAATGCCGGCCGGAATTGGTGGCAGATTAGGAATAAATACTTCATCGGTGATTACTGCGTCACTTCTGATGTTGCGGTTAACTCCTAATTCATAGATAATCGGATAGCGGAAAGCAGAAGGGAGAGTCCGAAAAGGATTAGCCAAATCGGGCAAGCTGTAGTACCTGGGGGGAGTCACTCTGCCAGTTTGCGGATCTGGTCGCTGGTATCTGATATCAAAATCTGATGGAGTTGTGGGAACTCCAATTTGAGCGAAGGCTTTGACAGGCATGAATGCTGTAATCAGCACACACAACCCACCTAACAGTTTAGACTTCATTA includes:
- a CDS encoding PAS domain S-box protein — encoded protein: MIFSNQIQVLSAHSRHRVKPKKLVRPVITPDSPLSALFEAGTDGMVIADDLGYYLDANQAACQLFGLPHQDLMGCRISDFAEPGFNFEETWQDFLHQGEMRGSFRLIRPDGGVVMVEYMARANFLPNCHLVTLRDVTEIKSLQEQVESLQSALAASVCTPEKLGQITAQMDAEYCLQQIGRHIPGIIYKFCQNLDGGFAFPYSSEGLREIYGIEPEAVRSDASALFNALHPDDIQLVEESILASAKNLTPWLCEYRITHPDGRLLWLLGHATPQREQDGSTTWYGYVRDITEQKESEIALRRSESQFRNLTENLNDMVFIADVDGTFSYVSPNFEEITGYPIDELLGISFAEFVHSEDLPICVDAFHRALLGEKVRGAEYRVLHKDNRYYWHSTNVSAMRNDEGEVIGCLGIARYIHDRKQAEMAVRESHIRLEIALESADIGTWDWKMQTNELVLSEEHWRNFIGATEGVVHHNVNEWISRIHPEDMELVSENMNRHIRGEIDIYETEHRLRCEDGSYKWGLGIGKIVERNRLGEPLRFMGIYQDISQRKANELALQELTNQLQKAQKVAHLGNWSFETQTQKVTWSEEVFNLFGMSPEQGEPTFAEHLTRIHPDDRSFFQNRVAEANKGIPQNFDFRVVRAGDEVAYLNARIEIEQRDEQVVRMFGTVMDITERVKAQEEVYQSRELLQTILDALPQSIFWKDSHSVVMGCNQAFATAFGRENTSFFIGKTDYDYCVSRKEAEHYRTCDRQVMNSDRPQIKLIENKSNADGSINWVETTKIPLHDADGKVIGLVGIFEDITDRIQAENALKESEAQTRALLDAIPDMMFRYRSDYVLVDYKPSPQVTPLIEPSQFLGRNIHEVLPDFLAIPTSQAIAETLKTQQIQVLEYELEMPEGVRNYEARFAPCGNDVLSIVRDISEQQAALRERQKAEQKLQSLLSRTQTLNRISTEIRNSLNLDTILQNAVNAIFQEIQVDICAFVWYRADTNPPCLENVKEQKNSGIPSWIGSYNIDDLPKLFYHLFHGKIYRVDVVKDSQDEPLKEFCQQSGIDSYLVLPVHTAGGTIGGFEIGRVQSDCIKGCECDRSWLDDEIELLQNLATQVAIAIYQAQLYQESKAKGKELQKAYRELQETQVQLIQAEKMSSLGQLVAGVAHEINNPVSFIYGNLTHTSTYTESLLELIDTYQELYPDPPPEISDLIEDMDLDFIKDDFPKIISSMTNGASRIRDIVKSLRTFSRLDEAKLKSVDIHENIDSTLVILQNRVNGSNGSPVIQVIKDYGDLPSFECYSSLLNQVFMNLLINAIQAIEERRNLLNTAANSDYRGCINIKTRLAQKKQILIAIKDNGIGISPEHQNKVFNPFFTTKAVGQGTGMGLPTSYQIITQNHHGELSFSSAPGVGTEFVIKLPLA